The genomic stretch TCCATTTGTTGTTGATTGGCGAGTTTCCACAGAAGACGGACAGTTAATCCTTTGATGTCTCATGACGTATGCTGAGGTTTTGCTCAATGGAATGCATGATGTCTGTTCAAAATCTGTTTAATGCTACTTTAgggcatactgtatgttttttttttttcaataactttgACACTACTACTACATAGCCAACTGTAATGCGATTAGTTGTGAAATATAATGGTAGGGGAAATACTGACTACTACTACTGCAGCCACCACAAAaagtaagataaaaaaaaaaaggtggatcTGATGTGCTGTTTGTTCTTGTCTATGTTTTAATGTGGGCAAATGTAGAATAGTTGAATATCACAGCCTTGTACTAcacatgctttaaaaaaaaaaaaaaaatttaagagCGCATGCCAAGACAGACCCTCCAACGTAAAACCTCTTTTCCCGCCTGAGCTCATGTCTGCGCAGTCACACAGGAGCGGCAGGCTGAAAAATGAGCTGATGGCTCCTGTCTCAAGCTGCATACTTGCGTACTTTACACTTTGTATTTTGAGTGCACAAGTGCGTTCACACTAAAAGTATTCCGTTCGCGTAAGTGGCCGTGATGCATGTGCAGACGAGTCCCATCATAATGTTTATGAAGACCACTCTGGGGTGCCGGTCAGACAACACAAAGTCAGCAGGTGGTCTCATTGACTTTAATTGTGGACTTTGAAGCGTAGACACATTGCATTACTTGAGTTAAATCAATTCAAAGTAGGGAAGGGTCACATGAAGCATATATCACACTATATTCTTTGGCATTTAAATGATAAGAGAAGTATTTCAAAACAGGTTACAGTTTACAAAGGGTCTTCCTTTTGGCTGCTGATTAATGCAGTCACATACTGTGTTTTTTCCGCTTTTCAGATGTTTGCTCACGGTGTAGTTGCACTGTGTAGCTGTTGTGTTGTTCTCTCTCTTGAATCGTATTATTATACTTGTTAATTTGCTGTTCATAGCTGGTTACTCTCTGCTGTAACGTGGTTCCAGCCAGACTTCCCTTAATGTGTACTAAGCACTTATtcttttgtgttagctgctttACATTCAAGGTTAGCGGTCTGTCTTAGCTTAGTTAGTCCTTGTCCTACGTTTGGTGCTAATAATATTTGCAAGCAATGTAGTTTATTTGCTGCCATGGAGGCGAGGATTAGTAACTAGCACATACATTACGTTGACGACTTGTTGCAGCTTTTCACGCTCAATTCTGCAGGCCATGGCTCGCTTACGTCGTCAACGATAGAATGACAATATCTATGGTAGATCAAATTTATATTGTTTCTGTAGTATTTTGCCCACTCTTGACCTAAAGTCTCCatcttatttttatataaacctaatattaatataaacaaTGGACACAAATATGCTTGCATGCAAGTGTCACTAGTGCGTTTAGCGGTCAGATGCTATTAGTAAAGAAACACAGCTGTCATTCCGTCTATCATAATAATCAGAACGTTAAtaaaacatggcacacacatagGAGAAGCCATTAATGTTTCAAATATCTATTAAACTCACATTCGGCAATGACTTCTACACTGACAGATCGTAGAAAGTGGCCGAGAGGATAGCATGATTGATTGCTTAAAAGAGACCTATtacgcttttcctcttttctgacccataaatgttgtattctcatgttaaacgatgccagtGCGTCAGATAATGAGATTTGCGGATTTGAAAgcgagacctgaaagcagttttggacggctctgcatgctgtgtattacagttttttttgtttgtctttttaacaCGGAGTTCCATtcacgtcaatgcaacccggacttacTTATATTGGCATGCCCAGCGCCCccactctgcttcgctctgttcactgtgttagcacgtcgagcaatggctcccaggaaatgtttgttggggtgcgcctaaagaggcaagcatcaggcagaagtggttggagttgctgattcccggccagcaaaagaaaaatatgttcatctgtcaacggcatttcacacgggactgttttgtgaacacgaGCCAATACGAAGCttgactatccgccaaactgttgctgaagtccgacgcctttccaacgttacttagTCATGTTGACGAGTCAGAAgatgtaagtaacaatttatcggtgtcctaactgtgtttattttgtgcaagtaattggacaaaaggggttcggcagctgtccggaaaaCCCTGGGAGCGCttgtgtgaccaatcacagtggagtgggctcggcggagGATGGCCGGGAGTAGAGTCAATTACACAAACCGTTTGggcaggaggcaggaaacactgcaggaagaggtgcagagtctggaagatctagaaagctttctgtgcgggttatcgtgtgtagctgctctacaggagtccagaactcaatacaatggcccgaaaattagtataataggtcccctttaaacaTGCATAAACATGGACAATTCTTACTGATCTGTGGCGGTCAAAATTAATTAGTGGCGGGctgccacaaatgaatgaatgtagggGAAACGCTGTCCAGGCGTCATCTTTTGCTGCCATTTTCTGCTAAAGACGAGCCTGAAATAAACACCCAAGTTAATTTTGGCGTGGCTAGCATGCGCCTGAGGATGTGTTTTCACAAGCATATCTGCTATCTTGTTCTACTTTTGAGGCTTGTTTACTTGCACTGTTGGCTCATGAAGCTCCAGTTTGTGCACTTCCCTCTGTGCTCGCATAGCTGCATTGCATAACCACGTGTCTGTAGACTAAATATTCTGCGTGATTCTCCAGGAAATACTGCAATAGACAGTCTGATATGTCAATCTTGGCATAGGCTTGGCCCAATGGTACAAAGTCAATGTTTGATGTTTGCTTTGGGCGCTTTTGTTGCAGCCGTGGTTTGGCCTCAGGCCTCAAGACCACTCGTTTTCACACATTTGTCTCTTGGGTTTCACAGCACGTGACATTTTCGTGTTTCTGTCTTGACATCAACTCTGCCAATCTTCCAGGGGTTGGCGTTGGAGTTCACCTGCTACACCAATATAACATTCACTCGTCAATCATTGATAAGGTTTGTTTTTGCCGTGTTCTCATTGTTTAAATGCATGAAAATTGCTGGGTTCTCTAAATAGTTTGATGTCTCCAATTTTCACACTTCTATGTGAAGTCCTAGTTTACATGCGGTATCTCTAATTCCATCATTGGCCAAACACTATGTGCCTCCAAAACACTAGGGGGAGATGTGGTCATTTCAGCTATGTGGATGGAGGAAAAGAATGCTACTAGCTGTCACTAGTAGAAGAGGTGTGGTCAGATGGACAATACaccaagtccccaacttacgaacacaattggttccagatgaccgttcacAAGTtgatttgttcttaagtcggaaaaaatgtaatattaccaatgatataggtactacatgtacgtgtatacatatacagtatatgtgtatgtgtgtaaatatgagtttggatgcagtagtaatattaaacaagggtaattaatgaaaacaataataaaaatgatataatacgtaatgataaatgttatttaccttttgaagaggagtggtcaagcatacgtcgttggtagtggaggaggagatatggggggggggaaaaaggacaaatcgtcttcgtggttagactcttctaaaagaggtagtgttctgtgggtggtgtagaattaagcaggcctattaactcttcataactttaatctcacgctctgtccgggttgtatcatacaactacaacttagcctcttcctcttctccctCTGCCTGTTGgtccattagcagtgtcacagtgccctgtaccagtcaagcatgtagcagtacaaatatggagttccaaaaggcaaaatacattaaaaaaatagaccagtcggcttgtgttcgtatctccgaaagttcgcatgtcggatgttcgtaagttggggacttagtgtatagaTTTCTACTGCTCTTACGTGTGTTAACAGAGGCTTCGTGATCCTTGCCACCATCCAACATGCTTAGAAAGCCCAATCCGATGATCTATTGATGAAAGTGTATAccataatccctcgtttatcctggttaattgcttccagacccaaatgtgataagtgaatttgtttctataaatgtgttccctcggggagctgagtggcgggcggacaggaagtgacgttgggcgttcagagttgagttctagcttggcgtgggttactgcagcaacagcagcccgtgtttttaGTAGGGATTCCTATTAGGgaatattgtgcctgttgtgagataattcaaacctgcaataaaagccttgtCGTTTGTGTCTGACCCAACATTGCAGTAAgattactgatacctagtgaccagtgtagagtactacaaaTCATTCACAgcctctttgaatgcatcttctgttTAGCCACAAAACTGGAATGGCAAAGTGGCGAGGTACGGCTGTACATACAAGAGGGTTCTGGTTTCCAGTTGCACAGTCTGTGTGTGTTGATCTGATCCTTAAACAGCCAGGCGTGATCTAATGAaggtatttacatgcattttaagAAGTTGTTTCAACCAAAGTCATAGATTTGATTTTTGTTCAACATTCCCCAGCTGGTTAGAATTGTTTCTAGTCTTCTTAGAGGATCAGAAGCGGTCCTTCCTGTTTAGATCCATGTGTGTCTCTTGGCTGTCTTCCAAACTCGATGTTTTAAACAATCCATTCGATTCACTTCTTGTCTGACGCCAGGAAGGACGGCGTTCCCtgtcatattcacacttgaccTTTGTCCTCCTGGCTGAAATGGACCATTTGAATGCCAACCTCACACAATCTTCCTAAAAACTAAGCTTTGCATGTGTGCTAACCTATTTTCTGTTTTTAGGATGACCTGGTCACCTTTTCTGTTGGGGGTGGGGCGGCGTGGGGGGCACACTGGCAAGGGGCGGGTGTAAATGTCAGAGGACGGTAGTGTTGGCTTTCAAAACAAGCGGGCACGTCTGTCCGGTTCAGGCTCTTGTGTCTGCCTGTGGAAAAATGAGAAGCAGCTCTTGCTCTGTTGGCAGGCGTCTTTATCGCTTCCTCCATCTGTGTCCTGCCCGTCTCTCCTCGACGCCCGTATCTGATTCGTTGGCTTCTTTCAACGTTTATCACACTGCACGTCTTTCGTTTCCATTTAGACTTGGCAGAGGGCAGTTTTGTTTATAGTTGTGTACGCTGCGAGAGAAACAACATCAGAGTGTAAACTATTAGTATCGACTTTCTGACGTTTCCTGTAGGTAGTTGCACACGTCTCAGCAGAGAAACGGTCCCAAATGTTTCCACCTGGTGTTGGACTCAGACCGACCATTTCTCTCCCTCCAAACACGTCCTGTTgagttgatgccaaagagctcaaTTTGTGACCACATCACGTTCTCCCAGGCCTTGTCTGTCATTTAGGTGTTGATTGTCAAACTTCAGACTGGTCTGTACGTGTCTTCTTGGCAGCcctgcaggatctcaatcctGTGGTTGATTAATGCCattaaccagctcctcccttgtaATTCTGGGCCGGCTaccctcacctttctcacaacCATCCTTGCACTCCAGGTACAGCTCTGAAGTTGAACACAATCCACTCAGGGACTCATGATGGAAACTTGTGGAGCTAATCCCAGATTGTCGCTCAAGTGTCTCGTAATATGGTGACACTGTTTTTGAACCAAGTCACTTTCAGGTAATCTTATTGAGGATTAAGCTTCCAATGACTGTATTCCAATGATCGTCTTATCAATTAAAAAGGAACTACTTTGTTTTAACACAAACACTGATGTCAGTTAGTCCTGCTCCCAGCACTGGTGAGCTCTTTCAGTTGCGCCAAAACTTCcaattttgtttgcttttcattttgACCGCAGCTCAGTTAGGTGACAAATTAGTGTGGATTAGATCATTGGCACTGcccttaaaaaaacccaaagtaTTTTATTCCAGCTACGTGCTTACAGATGACCACCCGGTTCTAAAACAGGgatgcccaaactttttccagtgaggggcTCTGATATTAACTTTTTAGtttaagaaaataaatctaatggaaGTCAGTATGCTAAGCTGTcaaatatatagaaatatataaaaaaagacatctcagctttgtattAGAGGTGATCAAGCAAAACGTGTtgatattacagtggaacccgcttatgtcgacaaccctgTCAAAGCTGACCATCTCATCGATTCTCCGTCcacttattattaaaaagtgccTGTTTAAGCCAATGTCAACATCTGTGCTAGACCGTTTTAGGCGCCATAAAagggggtcatttctatgaaaaatgttttttgttaataattgACATGTTGTAGTATCTAACTTCATCATTAGTTACAATGTGCACacactgacttcctgttcagtgcaaaataagctttgaaataaaagcatggcagtgtAGACCTGGATTTTTACCATAGTTACTAACAAAATAAacttattttaagttttttctTTCACTAGTTAGCCACCAGAAGAAAGATTAGCGTATGTGCCAAAGCGTTGTCTTGTAGTTGAGGAAATTACCGCAGCAGCTTTGTTGGATAAGAGCATAAAATGTtatatgaaaacacaagaatccaaataaaaatatgcacaaatagaGAAAAACCATGTCAAACTGTCTTAGGTTCAAATGTATCGTATGTCTCTGAACAAAGTCACTAAAaggaaatgtgcaagcaatgggaGGTTTCGATTTTGGTTATGTCGACTGCTtacgtcagtcagccagtccgaggggcgtcaacataagcgggttccactgtagtgtGACAtcctcatttcaacttttttttgtgtggccctaatcctgtgtagttacagtatgtttggCTGTGGGCCACAACAGATTCAATttggcccccgagccgcactttggacacgcctgctcCTGAAAGTAGTGAAAATAACACATGGTGTGGTTGCCTCACTCTTGTGCATGGCAGAGGAAACACGTTGACACTCCTTTTTGTGTTCCACCGCTGGCACTCCTGGCTGGTATCTAAGCAGCTCACATCGTCAGGAGTGACCTGTCATGTCAACAGGGACAAACAAATGTTCATGCGGCACTGATGATCCAGATATGCTAATATTCCAGAGCAAACAAGTCTGTCAACCAGCTGTTTGGTTGCTCATATTTCAGTGGCTTGGACTCGTTGACAGCTTGTAAGACTGCGCCACACGTCGCCGCCGTCCTGTGTCGCTAACGCTACTGCAACTCAAGACGTGTGTTCCCAAAAGCCTGGCGGGCTATTTGCAGAGGTGTCAGCCCATCATGTGCTCATTTGGGATGCTTCATGTGTGACCTGTCAGGAGCTTCCTCAAGATAGCCACGAAGCACAGATGTggtgttccccccccccccctgcaGAAATCGACAAGAATTTATGTGAAACCAAGTCTAACTCGTCTGACGAGACCTTTTTAGTTTCAGGTTCAGCACAAATTGGGATTGGTCTTGCTTTGTGTAGAGCATGAACAGAAGGGTTATTTTTAACCCTACTTGGAGAACTTGAACGTAAGCGATGAGTTGACCCACAAGTTAGTCTGGATTGGCGTGCTGAAAGACCAAAGATGATCACGTGCATGTTTTCCCATGTCAGCCAACAACGGAGGTAGAAACAAATCTGTTCCACGGTcaaactgttttgttttggatTGCTTTTGGCATCTTTTAATGTGCAGGATGTATGGACCATTTACTGATTTATTGCATCACTACCCCTCACTTATCTTCGCCAGCAAAGGAAACCAAAGTGCCTGCCTTGTAACAAAGCTATTTATTTAGTTGAGACTCAACAGCATCTCCTCCTGGTCTGTCCTTGTCTCTGCAGTTCATGGCTGGTGGGGTCGCGGCTGCCCAGCTCCATCCCTCAGCCTCCAGGGCCTCTGTGGTGCTCCTGATGCCCCTCACCCACAGCTGAAGATCCCGGGTGGGCGAGGGACGGTCAGGGATCACTCTCTCGGCGTGCTGCTACACAAGGTGATTCGTCAGTTTTTGTATTATCATCGGTCTTTCTTTAGCTTGCTTTGCTGTTGTACGGGCAACGAATGGAATGGTGGAACTGATTTACAGAATTATGATGGAAGAAACAATTCCGAGTCACATGTGAGCATTTTCGCTAATAATGTGGTGTCAGAGTACACGTACAACCAGCATTCAGATGAGGGAGTGCATGAATGCTTGAGTTCACCTTGAGTCGTGTTTGCTGCTCAGGTTTACTGAATAATGATGTTAAAATACAGCAGAAGATTGTGTGTACACGCGTGTGGAGTGATACCGTGGACATGTGACTGCCCCCGGGGATTAGCGATAGCGGGATCAGACAGATAAGCAAGTCATTGTTCTCCTCGTGAAGCTTAGCGGCTTCATCGGATATGAAAGAGGAAAGTCACTTGAAGAAAATGCTGTCAGGTCAAAGGAGGACAAACACGGCAATCTGTTGAGCCACATGACAACTTTTGAAATGATTCGTCAAATTAACAGGAATGGAGTCGTTTTGTTTGTAACCAAAGATTCAACATCATAGAAAAGACTCAAAGCTTACTTTCTACTgagcaggaagtcactgtgtgcatgttgttAAGGCTGTGCAAGCGGCCATTTTATGGATTCATGCTGCTATTgacaaagaaaaagtcacaGCGAGGTCTGTCTCGCTGTCGCTGTCCAGTCGGTAGACTTAAAGCGCTGAGGGCGACTCACCTGACTAAATCTGTGTCCATCAGGATGAGAAGTTCACCGTGACACAGACCACGGAGGTGAACGGGAACCCCGCACTCCTCCACTTCCACTACCAGCTGAGCGAGCGCCGCTCAGCCTTCTGGGATAGTGCTCTGTCTGAGGATAGCCTCTTCCTGGAGATTCCTGCTGGGCCGCTGGTGGAGGGAAGCAAAGAGGGGTAAATGTTCTACTCTCAAATCCAGTGTTACTCCATGATGAAGCAACAGCCAGGCTGGAAGAAAGGAGAAAACGGAGGGAAAGGGCGATGATAATTTACTTTTTAAGACGGGcatgatgtttttttaagaaagCTTTTAAGGTGTAGCAATAAGTCAAAATAAATTTCTAATAACATACATGATAAATACAAGTaataaaaagtaacaaaaataatgcaaataataataaaagttattGCTCATGTTACaagtattacaaaataaatcaaaaataatggcaatcatttttaatttaagaatattttttaagaataaataaaactaatcaaatgaacaaaaacaaaacattattaataataataataaataacacaaataatacacaataatgTCTCTTaattcatcccaaaggtgtttgatatTGTGTGTTCCCGAAAGTGAAAGTAATAAGTAAGAAGATTACCATTCAACATCTAAGCTctaatcaatgaatgaatgaagaactTTCGTCCCTACTGCGGCCATTTGCGCTCTGCTGTTCAGGTTTACAGTAATTGTCCCCCAGGGAATATTGTAACCTGAAACATGAAGCAatatggaggaggaggatgaccaCATTGAAATGGAAACACAGTAACGATAACAAttgttgaaatatatttaacagCTTAGCATATCTTGGAAagtgcgcccccccccccccccccccccccccccccccccccccatgtggcCCTCAGAGAAAGATTGGACTGTTTTCAAATGTAGCTCATCCAAGCACGTGTTCAGGTGTGGCGTCCATGTTTGCACGGCCGCGCCCTCTGTCACCTTCTGCTAGCCGTTCGGACATCAGCTGCCTCATTCGCTGCCGCAGCACTGTGTGCTACTATGTTTTATGTACGTCTAGTAGGTTTGTAACAGAAGTGTTATGAGCACGTCCCTGTCCACTGACGCACTCGGTCTTCCTTTTAGGCTCACTGCCCTGCTGGAATTTGCAGAGGAGCAGCTGAAGGTCAACTTTGTCTTCCTGTGGTTCCGCAAAGGCCGAGAGGATCGGCGTAAGTGTGCCAGTCCATGCTTTCTTTGAAATGTACATGACTCGAGGCCGGCGACGTACAGTATGACCTCCACTGTAGcggtcatgcaagtgtaaaaagaagttaaccacagtTAATATTGTTAAAGCATTTCAATGGTGAAGAAAAGGGATGTAGTGCAccttcattttttaacattagctggtaaaaaaacaagttgttaaaacattttaatggtGTAGGAAGCGTGTAATGAAGCGTACGTTGCAGATGTGCAACTTTGGCAGTTGTACAAGTTTAGCTACTGTTACATTTAACAGTAACACACTAGCAGCTAGCTAGTGCACCAAGCAAGACTCAAAAGAGTCGTCCAACAGAAATGGCTGCGTTGATCCCAGATGATGTGGATGGAGGGATTCTGTCGCTTGCCGCTTGTTGCTAGGCCCCACTGGCCCCTCCCACTAGCTTGTTGGAGTCACATGCTCGGCTCTTACTATTTGTTTACCTCCACCAGAGTCCATCATCAAGACGTTCCACTACATGGGCTTTGAGATGGTGAAACCGGGCGACCCTACGGTACCGGCCCGGCCTGACTTGGCCTTCATGGTTTACTCTCTGGACAACAGCAGCTCAGATGAGGAGTGACCCTCAAGCCCCACTCTGCTGACCTCATCTTGCTTTGGGTAGTCCCCCCCCACTCCCCCGGATGAGAGACTGTTGGACAATAACTTGGACAGTTTGTTGACGACCTTTTCAAGGCGACCATGTCTTCCCTTTTATCAATAAATGTTACCTTGTCCATTTTAAAAGACAAACTTTCTGTTGTCCATTCCAGCACATGTTCCTCAGAAGTCATTGGTCAGTCCAGTCCACGAAACCAAAGCCTCTGAATCACAagacaacaaaatgacaaaacctTTGTCATTCCTGCACTCTAACGAGGCTTCCTGTGCCTAACCAGGAGAGTTGTTACTCTTCAGTCTTATggaggagtgtgtgtgcgcgcgtgtgtccAGAAAGACCACTTCAGGGTATGACCATATATGCAACTAGATGAAACATGCAGGAGGTGTCCTGCAGACGTGTAATTTAGCACTTTGATCGCAACGCCAAAGGAACCCAGTGTACCCCTGCTTGTTGTTGGTATTAGAGCGCCATCTTCATCCAAAACTTCTATTTTTATCTCCATGTTTgcttgggggtggggtgggggtgctcTTAACTTTCTGCATGTCTTCCAGGTGTGATTGAGCCTCCACTATACAGTAGAAGCTTATGAATATTATGTtcagtgtacagtatgtctttttttgtgacaGTTGAggtatttattgttttagccACCGATTGAGGACAATCCACGCTTGTACACTGTGGACATGGGCCTCCCTTGTGGCAGGGAAAATAATTATCactgaaataataaaaacaccatggaaaaaattgtgtgtgtgaagtTTCTAAAATAAAGACCAAAGAGCTACTAGCTAAACACACTAAAATAAGAGAGGGGATATGAAATTTATTTgaaggtatttttttttgtacaagtacatgtggaaaaagtcataatattgagtGACTTTGAAATTGGTAATTTAGGGAGACAAAAGGCCTACTACAGACACAAAATAGTAATTCACATGACGTCATAGGcgattttaaaacttgtaacTCAAGGACAAAAGGCTTaatattgcagaaaaaaaaaatcttgagtcACATCAAGTCGgaatatgcatttttacaatgtttgaataccgtatttcctcaaataacttcctatgtaaataaataatgtaaaaatagtaTTAATTCCTGAGGATTTTAAAGGGGACGCCGTGTCCTGGTATGATGACGTCGGCTGTTAGTAGCGCCCTCTGGCGGCTCGCTTCCTGCATTTTTGTGTTGACACTCAGCTCCCGCCAACTGTCCTCGTCACAGTAGCTGTCAAATAGGTCCCCCGCTACGAGCAGCGTGCCCACTGACATCCCTTTCACCTGCACGCTCACGTCCTGCCCCGTGTGGCCGGGAGTGGGAACTACGCATACCTGAAACAACACAAGCAACATTAGGGCATTACCTAAAAAAACGCTAACTAAAGTTGTACGATTACAACAAACGATGCAGGATTTACGCGAATATAGTCGTaaaattaggagataaaaatATGAGATTAACGtcacaaaattgcaaaaaaaaaaaaaattacgttaATGAGAAgctgaaaatgtgtatttttaatattacaacttttaactGGTAGGTAGTAATTTACGTTAAAGTCGTAAAATCCAAACAAACTTGTCATTTTGCGATAttcatattgtaatattatgaaagaataaatcagAATTTAAGTGAGTCAAGTAGCATGACGGTTCATTTTTACGCAAGTCACAGTAGAACAACATGGCGCTTACGTGCTCGTCCACGATGTGCGCGCCCCCCTGCGCCAACCTGTTGGGTGTATATATGTCCCCTTGGCTCATGTCATGTCCGACTATCATCAGCGATGACGGGAAAAGACTCAAGTTGCCCACGTGGTCTGAGTGTCCATGAGTCCCCACAACCAGGCGGACGTCTCCTGGCT from Dunckerocampus dactyliophorus isolate RoL2022-P2 chromosome 5, RoL_Ddac_1.1, whole genome shotgun sequence encodes the following:
- the oaz2a gene encoding LOW QUALITY PROTEIN: ornithine decarboxylase antizyme 2a (The sequence of the model RefSeq protein was modified relative to this genomic sequence to represent the inferred CDS: deleted 1 base in 1 codon); amino-acid sequence: MITCMFSHVSQQRSSWLVGSRLPSSIPQPPGPLWCSDAPHPQLKIPGGRGTVRDHSLGVLLHKDEKFTVTQTTEVNGNPALLHFHYQLSERRSAFWDSALSEDSLFLEIPAGPLVEGSKEGLTALLEFAEEQLKVNFVFLWFRKGREDRQSIIKTFHYMGFEMVKPGDPTVPARPDLAFMVYSLDNSSSDEE
- the mblac1 gene encoding metallo-beta-lactamase domain-containing protein 1, whose amino-acid sequence is MASSGPFQLSPLSELDFPGCPYSVSVLKVGYCQSQRNGTFKADGTITLITGHKDNNILVDTGGPWNRDFLVKALKERGLEPGDVRLVVGTHGHSDHVGNLSLFPSSLMIVGHDMSQGDIYTPNRLAQGGAHIVDEHVCVVPTPGHTGQDVSVQVKGMSVGTLLVAGDLFDSYCDEDSWRELSVNTKMQEASRQRALLTADVIIPGHGVPFKILRN